One genomic segment of Gorilla gorilla gorilla isolate KB3781 chromosome 23, NHGRI_mGorGor1-v2.1_pri, whole genome shotgun sequence includes these proteins:
- the LOC109024512 gene encoding LOW QUALITY PROTEIN: glutathione S-transferase theta-2-like (The sequence of the model RefSeq protein was modified relative to this genomic sequence to represent the inferred CDS: substituted 1 base at 1 genomic stop codon) gives MSLELFLDLVSQPSRAVYIFAKKNGIPLELRTVDLIKGQHKSKEFLQINSLGKLPTLKDGDFILTESSAILIYLSCKYQTPDHWYPSDLQARARVHEYLGWHADCIRGTFGVPLXVQVLGPLIGVQVPKEKVERNRTAIDQALQWLEDKFLGDRPFLAGQQVILADLMALEELMQPVALGYELFEGRPRLAAWRGRVEAFLGAELCQEAHSIILSILEQAAKKTLPTPSPEAYPAMLLRIARIP, from the exons ATGAGCCTAGAGCTGTTTCTTGACCTGGTGTCCCAGCCCAGCCGCGCCGTCTACATCTTCGCCAAGAAGAATGGCATCCCCTTAGAGCTGCGCACCGTGGATCTTATCAAAG GGCAGCACAAGAGCAAGGAGTTCTTGCAGATCAACAGCCTGGGGAAACTGCCGACGCTCAAGGATGGTGATTTCATCTTGACCGAAAG CTCAGCCATCCTGATTTACCTGAGCTGTAAGTACCAGACACCGGACCACTGGTATCCATCTGACCTGCAGGCTCGTGCCCGTGTTCATGAGTACCTAGGCTGGCATGCCGACTGCATCCGTGGCACCTTTGGTGTACCCCTGTAGGTCCAG GTGTTGGGGCCACTCATTGGGGTCCAGGTGCCCAAGGAGAAGGTGGAACGCAACAGGACTGCCATAGACCAGGCCCTGCAATGGCTGGAGGACAAGTTCCTGGGGGACAGGCCCTTCCTTGCTGGCCAGCAGGTGATACTGGCTGATCTCATGGCTCTGGAGGAGCTGATGCAG CCGGTGGCTCTCGGCTATGAACTATTTGAGGGACGGCCACGACTGGCAGCATGGCGTGGACGAGTGGAGGCTTTCCTGGGTGCTGAGCTATGCCAGGAGGCCCACAGCATCATCTTGAGCATCCTGGAACAGGCGGCCAAGAAAACCCTCCCAACACCCTCACCAGAGGCCTATCCGGCTATGCTGCTTCGAATCGCCAGGATCCCCTGA